The following nucleotide sequence is from Devosia salina.
ACCGTCGATGGGGCTGAGGGCACCCGCCAGATCGATATCCGTGCCGGTGGCCAGGCTCGCCTGCGCGTCAAAACTGGTCGCATCGCCATTCTGCGTGGCGCGGGCCTGGAGCGTGTCGATCTCAACCCCGCCTGCCGCGATGGCGCTGGCATTGGCCGTGCCGTTGACCACCGGGACGCCGAACAGATCGGCAATGCCGGCCGAAATATCGGCGCGACCAACCAGGATGTCATTGAAGCGCAGGCTCGCCACATTGGCGGTGATGCCGGCGCCCTGCTGCCCTTCCTGCGGAGACAGTTCGATGGCGGCATTGACCGCACCCGCGGCATCGGCCAGCAGCAGCGCGGCGGCCAGCGACACATCATTGGCCGAGACATCCAGGCGCCCGTCGAGCAGGCCCGTCTCGACCATGCGGGTGAGATTGCCCGAGATGCTGGTGCCGGCTATCTCGAAGCCGATCCCGGACAGGACCTGCGTTTCCGCATTGGTCTCGAAATGCGTGGCAAGGGTTGCGCGATGCCCGTCCAGCATCGCCGCGCCGGTGACGTCACCGTCGATGGTCCCATCCCTGAGGGTGGCGGCCACCCCGACCTTGGCGTCGCGCAAGGTGTAGCGGCCCAGGGTCCCGCTCGGCACCTGCCCGTCCAGCATCAACACCAGCGGCGCCTCCGCATCGGTGGACCGCGCCGAGCCACGAACGCTCAATGCTCCGCTGGCATCATCGGCAACCAGACCCAGATCGCTGAGGTCGAGCGCGATGTTGAAGTCGGCGACATCGCTGGCATAGCGGCCATCGGCATTGAACTGCACCTGGGGATTGGCAATCCGGAAATTGTCAGCCGTGATCCCCGCACTGGTACGGGCCAGTTGCCCGGACAGCCGCACCGTGCCGGCAAGCAGCGCATCGGCTGTGGGGTCGTCAATGGACATATCCGTGCCAGTCCCGTCGAACACCAGATCGAAGCCGCCGGTCAGAGGCATGATCCGGCCCGTGGCGGTGAGGTTCAGCGCGCCCGACAGGGACCGGTCGGCCAGACCCGAGAACGGCGCGATGCTGCCGGTCTGGACCTGGATATCGCCGTCGAAATCGGTGCCATCGATCTGGCCGGTCAGGCTTGCCACCAGCGCCGCGCCAACCACGCGCAGTTCGGCCAGCTGGATCGGCTCGCCGGCATTCCACAGCCCGGCAAGCCCCAGCCCAACGCGGTCGCCCAGCGCCGCCTCGACACCCGGATCGGCGTCGATGCCGGAAAGGGACCCTTCGCCATTGAAGGTCACCATGCGGCTTGATGGGTCCTCAAGATTGCGGGCGACCCCGCTGAGCCCGAAGGTGAATGTCTGCGCGGCAAAGCCGTCCGTGTCCAGCCCTTCGATGTCGGCGCGGGCCTGCCATTCCTGGCTGGCATCAGTGCCGAAGCCCACCTGCAATTGTGCACCCTGAACCGTGGTGGCAGCGCCGGGGACCGGAAGGGTTACCCTGCCGCCATCGGCATCGGCCACCGTCGCCGACAGATCGAGCAGGCTGAGGAAATTGTCAGCCGTCGTCTGGGCCCGCGCCGTCAGGCCCAATTGCCCGCCGCTCAGGGTCAGGTTGGAGATGTCGATCCCGCCAGCGCTCTTGACCAGTGCGTCGGCGGTCAGCCGGGTCTGGGCACCGAAAAAGTCGCGGTAAGGCTCCGCCACCAGGGTCGAAAGCGGTCCACCCAGCCTGGCGGCAACGGCAAATCCGTCGGCCTGCTGCCCGATGGTTGCCGTTCCGCTGAGCGCTTCCTGGTCATTGGCCAGAAGCCGCATCTGCGTCGTCAGGTCCGACACCGGCCCCTCGCCCTCCAACGTCAGGGTCATGGCCGGGCGGTCCTGGATATTGAGCAGGTTCGCCAGCACGCCATTGGGTGGCTCGACCAGGGACAGGCCGAGGTCAATGGTGTTGCCGTCGCGGCGATAGACAGCGTCGAGATTGAGCGAACCGCCGGGGCCATCCAGCCGCTCGATGTCGAGCGCGGCATCGAGATTGCCGCTTTCGAGCGTCATCGACCCCGCAAGCGAGATTTCTGACCCCAGCCCGAACACGCCTTCCCCGAAGGTGACGCTGGGCACGGCCAGCTCCCCGATCTGGATGGCGACCGGAAACTCCGGAATTTCCAGCGAGCCGGCCTCGGGCGGCGGCAGGTCGACGGCCCCCTCGACGGGAATGGGATTGCGGACATAGTCGATGGAATCGGCACGGAGCGAATTGACTTCCAGCCGACCGCCGAACAAGGCCGCCTGGTTCCAGTTGAGGCTGGCATTGTTGACGCGCAGCCAGACCCCTTCGGCGTCGGAAATGGTGATCTCGCGGATCGAGACATCCGAGCCGAGCACGCCGTCGATATTGGAGAGCCGGATCTGGCGTTCCGGGGTCGAGAGCCGGTCCTGGACAAAGCTGGTCAGCCAGTCCTTCTGCTCCTCATTGCTCATGTCCTGGGCCACCAGCGCCACGGGCACCGCGGCCGGAGCCAGCAGCAGCGCGGCGATGAACAGGCGGCGACGATTTTTGACGAACAGTCCCGCCATCAGAACGCCTGCCCGATGCCGGCATAGATGGCGTAGTCCGGATCGCTGGCCCGCTTGTTGAGCGGCACCGCGACATCGAGCCTGAGGGGCCCGAGCCCGGTATAATAGCGCAGCCCCACGCCCGCCCCCAGCCGCAGGTCGTCGAGCCCGGGGAACACGTCCGCCGCCACATAGCCGCCATCGAGGAAGCCAACGACGCCAATATCGTTCGTGACCTTGGCGCGCGCCTCGAGCGAGGCTTCCAGCAGATAGCGCCCGCCTGTGATCGTGCCGCTGCCATCATCGACACCGATGGACTTGAAGGCATAGCCGCGCACCGAGCCGCCGCCGCCGGCAAAGAACAGCTTGTCGGGCGGAATGTCGACCAGGGCCGGACCGAATACGGCGCCACCCTTGAGCCGACCGGCCAGCACGAAGGGATCGTTCTCGCCAAAGCCGAAATAGGTGCGCCCCTCGACCACCAGCCGCGCCCCGGGCGTGCCGCCCAGAAGATCGAAATAGGGTTCGACATTGGCGGCCGCGTACCAGCCCTCGGTCGGGTCGACACTGCTGTCGCGGCCATCATAGACGAGGCCGGCATAGAGCCCGACGGTCTGGAAATCGCGGGTGCCGAAATCGTCGTCGAACCGTGCGACCTCGAAGCTGGCACCGCCCTCGAAGGTCAGCTGGTCCGAGTAGAACCAGCTCAACCCGACGCGCCCCCCGGCCGAGGTCTCGGTATATTCGGGATAGATGGTGCGCTCGGCTGAAACGGTCGCCACCAGGTCCACATCGGGATGGTAAAAGCCCGGCTTGGTGAAGGTGCCGCCCACGAAATAGTCGAACTGGGCCGTGTCCACCGGCCAGCCGATGCTGGCAATACGGGCATCGAGCCGCAGCCGCTCGGCCTGGCCGAACAGATTGCGCCAGAGGTGATAGCCCTCCAGCCCCAGCCCATCGATGGTCGAATAGGTCGCGCCCACGCCGAAGCGCCGCCCGGGCAGTTCTTCCACGATCAGGTCATAGGGCAGGAGCCCATCGCTGCCGATATCCTCGGCCGCCTGCAGGCGGGCCGAACGGAACACTTCCAGGCGGTCGAGACGCTTCTGGGCCCTCTCCAGCTCGTCCGGGTCGTATTCCTCGCCAACGGCGAGACCGGTCTGCTGGGCGACGAATTCGGGGTTCATGCGGGTGGTGCCGGTGACCCGCACCGGGCCGAAGGCGGCCAGGCGCCCCGGATTGACGGTGATGGTGGCGTCAACCGTATTGGTCGCGTGGTCGGCAACGACATCGCGCGAGACGATCTCGGCCTTGGCATAGCCCTGCTGCCGCCAGGCCTCCAGCGCCAATTGCTCGGCGCGCAGG
It contains:
- a CDS encoding translocation/assembly module TamB domain-containing protein, with the protein product MAGLFVKNRRRLFIAALLLAPAAVPVALVAQDMSNEEQKDWLTSFVQDRLSTPERQIRLSNIDGVLGSDVSIREITISDAEGVWLRVNNASLNWNQAALFGGRLEVNSLRADSIDYVRNPIPVEGAVDLPPPEAGSLEIPEFPVAIQIGELAVPSVTFGEGVFGLGSEISLAGSMTLESGNLDAALDIERLDGPGGSLNLDAVYRRDGNTIDLGLSLVEPPNGVLANLLNIQDRPAMTLTLEGEGPVSDLTTQMRLLANDQEALSGTATIGQQADGFAVAARLGGPLSTLVAEPYRDFFGAQTRLTADALVKSAGGIDISNLTLSGGQLGLTARAQTTADNFLSLLDLSATVADADGGRVTLPVPGAATTVQGAQLQVGFGTDASQEWQARADIEGLDTDGFAAQTFTFGLSGVARNLEDPSSRMVTFNGEGSLSGIDADPGVEAALGDRVGLGLAGLWNAGEPIQLAELRVVGAALVASLTGQIDGTDFDGDIQVQTGSIAPFSGLADRSLSGALNLTATGRIMPLTGGFDLVFDGTGTDMSIDDPTADALLAGTVRLSGQLARTSAGITADNFRIANPQVQFNADGRYASDVADFNIALDLSDLGLVADDASGALSVRGSARSTDAEAPLVLMLDGQVPSGTLGRYTLRDAKVGVAATLRDGTIDGDVTGAAMLDGHRATLATHFETNAETQVLSGIGFEIAGTSISGNLTRMVETGLLDGRLDVSANDVSLAAALLLADAAGAVNAAIELSPQEGQQGAGITANVASLRFNDILVGRADISAGIADLFGVPVVNGTANASAIAAGGVEIDTLQARATQNGDATSFDAQASLATGTDIDLAGALSPIDGGYRLALDRANLEQGNLSARLASPTALVVRGESVALDAMRFNVGSGSITATGTAGTALDMVVDISELPLSIANAVAPDLGLSGTVNGRATISGQASDPQVRFEAQANGIGAAAIAPFGIAPLTLSASGSYADQVVTLQRLTANGNGGLSVSGSGQVPLAGNGLSLALKGSAPLALANRFVADRGAQLSGTASFDARIGGSLTNPQFSGAVTTSGAGYVDPTLNLRLTGIAGRAALNGDTATIESLSASLATGGSVSASGTIGLSGDLPANLVMQVNSARYADGDLFVATLSGGLNLTGNLAGAPLLSGNVFVEQANITVPESLGGGAQLIDVEHQRTPADVQRTLDRARIDERTGVSAGAGGPQLQLDVTVNAPNQIFIRGRGLDAEVGGSVRLTGPITAIQPVGAFTLIRGRLSILGQRVVFETGTVTLVGDLDPQLNFVARTEGDGITVFVTLSGRASAPDISFSSNPTLPQDEVLSRLIFNRSMGELSPIQLAQLAAAAAELVGGGGGGGLVDSLRGAAGLADLDVVTDDQGNVGVQAGTYLQDNVYLGVTAGANGQSKVTINLDVTEDLTIKGAAGQDGNSSVGVFYEKDY
- a CDS encoding autotransporter assembly complex protein TamA; amino-acid sequence: MSIALAVSAGLVMPAAGFELFGMKFFEDQSEVDADAVIVDPQPYFVTFTSSEGGAVEAALRNASALLADEAEPASGAAGLIAKARGDYRRLLAALYGEGRYGGAVSIRIGGVEAANLPPDSDLPDPVDVTIAVTAGPEFTFANVSIVNQAPPTADPADQVDLPVLRGFGVGEVARSAVILRAEQLALEAWRQQGYAKAEIVSRDVVADHATNTVDATITVNPGRLAAFGPVRVTGTTRMNPEFVAQQTGLAVGEEYDPDELERAQKRLDRLEVFRSARLQAAEDIGSDGLLPYDLIVEELPGRRFGVGATYSTIDGLGLEGYHLWRNLFGQAERLRLDARIASIGWPVDTAQFDYFVGGTFTKPGFYHPDVDLVATVSAERTIYPEYTETSAGGRVGLSWFYSDQLTFEGGASFEVARFDDDFGTRDFQTVGLYAGLVYDGRDSSVDPTEGWYAAANVEPYFDLLGGTPGARLVVEGRTYFGFGENDPFVLAGRLKGGAVFGPALVDIPPDKLFFAGGGGSVRGYAFKSIGVDDGSGTITGGRYLLEASLEARAKVTNDIGVVGFLDGGYVAADVFPGLDDLRLGAGVGLRYYTGLGPLRLDVAVPLNKRASDPDYAIYAGIGQAF